The Erythrobacter insulae genome window below encodes:
- a CDS encoding NAD-glutamate dehydrogenase domain-containing protein — MVSTPTEKSAKQVATDTALFTSLKKHLKASILPGDTPLSGDVLDEAAQFLLSAAQTREAKNSALLLESAGGERRKLRIAVINDDMPFLVDSIAATIAAQSLSIDRLVHPVLGAERDQAGNLIRLSDAAGDDLPSESLIYIETPRVDARQRRELERALRTTLGDVRAAVSDWAEMQAIMAGDVAEIADDESQELIRWLGSGMLTQLGHVKRSRDGKQSDARGICRKSTRDILAEASFDRAFAWFDDCDARDDRHDLLVIKANRLSHVHRRIPLDLFIVGLRDAKTGKVQSLSIHAGIWTSAALATPPSQVPVLRADLAAITQQLKFDPGGHAGKALMHAFTALPNDLLIGFTQDSIARLATTMMSLVDRPRPRLALVTSRLGRHIYAFVWQPRDTVSTQVRLQIEDMFTRHEGAGVLDWSLEVEGGTLAMLQFVIDIREAKQLPDEAAMEIQFQDMLRGWSEAVEKHLAENMDAARAAALASRYADALPMNYRGRYDPAEGARDILGLRGLASDLDHERGVRLYNIGKDPASRMRLKIYQKEGALPLSDAVPALENFGFRVIKEIPIGLDGGALGTIHEFTVDLPEGSTSGKLLERAGALETAITEVLNGRAEDDPFNRLVVGTGLAAQETEWLRAIYRYLRQTGMSFTIFTVVDALGRAPDVARAMIDLFVARHHPGFTGNRDEAVAGAISAYNRGLSKVAAINDDRLLRLYRAVIDAVLRTNAFAPAANEALAFKIDSGLVPNLPKPVPWREIFVYSRRVEGIHLRSGAIARGGLRWSDRRDDFRTEILGLMKAQRVKNAVIVPTGAKGGFYPKQLPSPALDREGWAAEGQASYEVFIRTLLSVTDNIVDGKVVHPDKVTIHDGEDPYFVVAADKGTARFSDVANGIAESRDFWLDDAFASGGSNGYDHKAMGITARGAWVSVQRHFLEMGTDVQKDSIRVAGCGDMSGDVFGNGMLLSKAIKLVAAFDHRHIFIDPDPDPAASWKERKRLYDLPRSSWEDYSADLISKGGGVYSRDLKRIKLSKKAREMLSIEDKEIEPDALVSAILKAELDLIWFGGIGTYIKAEQESHPAVGDPANDTLRVDAAEVRAKVIGEGANLGITQAGRIAFAMKGGRINTDFIDNSAGVDCSDNEVNIKIALAAATREGALTEKKRSNLLAKMTDEVAEIVLEDNRLQALALSIAEAAGPEATASYIRLIEQLEDSGDLDRRTEGLADAEAFARRAADGKGLTRPELAVLLSSAKLVLQDAIEASGLPDDPMLEGSLIALFPQPMRKSFAAEIKDHRLRRELIATDLSNRIVNRLGLVHAFELAEEEGVGLSDVAAAFVVVERLFDLQTLWQELDTTQMSEQARLSLFDRTAAAVGNLMSDVLRTAAGQVQAGELVEALKANVAMLNDAHEELVSDEVRVRSAALRASFTDKGAPVALAEKVAQLFDFDGTVGLSQLALTTEIDPKSLTNAFTDIGARIGLDWAQGTAAYMSPSDIWERLLVDGLARDFQHMRLEFLRRLMRRKGGKDDPQGAIADWAQRNAAAVDQFRAMIARAQARPPVAPAVLAQIASQARNLLER, encoded by the coding sequence ATGGTTTCAACGCCGACGGAGAAATCCGCCAAGCAAGTGGCGACTGACACGGCGCTTTTCACATCTCTGAAAAAGCACCTGAAGGCTTCAATTCTGCCCGGCGATACGCCGCTTTCCGGCGATGTTCTGGATGAAGCGGCGCAATTCCTGCTCTCTGCTGCGCAAACGCGCGAAGCCAAAAATTCCGCTTTGTTGCTGGAATCGGCTGGCGGTGAGCGGCGCAAATTGCGGATCGCGGTGATCAATGATGATATGCCGTTTCTGGTCGATTCCATTGCCGCAACGATTGCCGCGCAATCGCTCAGCATTGATCGGCTGGTTCACCCGGTTCTGGGCGCGGAGCGCGATCAAGCGGGCAATCTTATCCGGTTAAGCGATGCGGCAGGCGATGATCTGCCAAGCGAATCGCTGATCTATATCGAGACCCCGCGCGTCGATGCGCGCCAGCGCCGCGAACTGGAACGTGCGCTGCGCACGACGCTTGGCGATGTCCGCGCCGCGGTTTCCGACTGGGCCGAAATGCAAGCCATCATGGCAGGCGACGTTGCCGAGATTGCCGATGACGAATCGCAGGAGCTGATCCGGTGGCTGGGCAGCGGAATGCTGACGCAGCTGGGCCATGTAAAACGCTCACGCGATGGCAAACAAAGCGATGCCCGCGGCATTTGCCGCAAAAGCACGCGCGATATTCTGGCCGAGGCTTCGTTTGACCGCGCGTTTGCATGGTTTGATGATTGCGATGCCCGCGATGATCGCCATGATTTGTTGGTGATCAAAGCCAATCGGCTGTCCCATGTTCATCGCAGAATTCCGCTCGATCTGTTTATCGTTGGCCTGCGCGATGCGAAGACGGGCAAAGTCCAATCGCTATCGATCCACGCCGGGATCTGGACAAGTGCGGCATTGGCGACACCGCCCAGCCAGGTACCGGTTCTGCGCGCCGATCTGGCTGCGATCACCCAACAACTGAAATTTGATCCCGGCGGCCATGCAGGCAAAGCCTTGATGCATGCGTTCACCGCGCTGCCCAATGATTTGTTGATCGGTTTCACACAGGATTCAATTGCGCGTCTGGCGACCACCATGATGAGCCTGGTGGATCGCCCGCGCCCGCGCCTTGCGCTGGTGACATCGCGGCTGGGCCGCCACATCTATGCCTTTGTCTGGCAGCCGCGTGATACCGTGTCGACTCAGGTTCGCCTGCAAATCGAAGACATGTTCACCCGGCACGAAGGCGCCGGGGTTCTCGACTGGAGCCTTGAGGTGGAAGGCGGCACGCTGGCGATGCTGCAATTTGTGATCGACATTCGCGAAGCCAAACAGCTGCCTGATGAAGCCGCGATGGAAATACAGTTTCAGGATATGCTGCGCGGCTGGAGCGAAGCGGTAGAGAAACACCTTGCCGAAAACATGGACGCGGCCCGCGCGGCGGCGCTGGCATCGCGTTATGCCGATGCTTTGCCGATGAATTACCGCGGCCGATATGACCCCGCAGAGGGCGCCCGCGACATTTTGGGATTGCGCGGGCTTGCCAGCGATCTGGACCATGAACGCGGTGTTCGTCTGTACAATATCGGCAAAGATCCGGCGAGCCGTATGCGCCTGAAAATCTATCAGAAAGAAGGCGCCCTGCCGCTTTCCGATGCGGTTCCGGCGCTGGAGAATTTCGGCTTTCGCGTGATCAAGGAAATTCCGATCGGGCTGGATGGCGGCGCGCTGGGCACGATTCATGAATTCACCGTGGACCTGCCCGAAGGCAGCACATCGGGAAAACTGCTCGAACGCGCGGGCGCGCTCGAGACGGCGATTACCGAAGTGCTGAATGGCCGGGCGGAAGATGATCCGTTCAACCGGCTGGTGGTTGGCACCGGATTGGCCGCGCAGGAAACCGAATGGCTGCGGGCGATCTATCGGTATCTGCGCCAGACCGGCATGAGCTTTACGATCTTTACCGTCGTCGATGCGCTGGGCCGTGCGCCCGATGTGGCGCGTGCGATGATCGATCTGTTCGTGGCGCGTCATCACCCCGGCTTCACAGGCAATCGGGACGAAGCCGTGGCGGGGGCGATTTCAGCCTATAACCGCGGTCTTTCGAAAGTCGCAGCGATCAATGATGACCGGTTGCTGCGCCTGTACCGCGCGGTGATTGATGCGGTGCTGCGCACCAATGCTTTTGCCCCTGCGGCCAACGAAGCGCTGGCTTTCAAAATTGATTCGGGCCTTGTGCCGAACCTGCCAAAGCCGGTCCCGTGGCGGGAGATTTTCGTTTATTCGCGCCGGGTCGAAGGCATCCATCTGCGCTCGGGCGCGATTGCGCGCGGCGGGCTGCGCTGGTCTGACCGGAGAGACGATTTCCGCACCGAAATCCTCGGACTGATGAAAGCGCAGCGGGTCAAGAATGCAGTGATTGTGCCGACCGGCGCAAAGGGCGGGTTCTATCCCAAACAGCTTCCGTCACCCGCACTCGACCGCGAAGGTTGGGCCGCCGAAGGTCAGGCCAGCTACGAAGTGTTCATCCGGACTTTGCTGTCTGTCACCGACAACATCGTGGATGGCAAAGTCGTCCATCCCGATAAAGTCACGATCCATGACGGCGAAGATCCGTATTTCGTGGTCGCTGCGGATAAAGGCACCGCGCGGTTCTCTGATGTGGCCAATGGCATCGCGGAAAGCCGGGATTTCTGGCTCGATGATGCTTTCGCCAGCGGCGGTTCGAACGGATATGATCACAAGGCCATGGGCATCACTGCGCGCGGCGCATGGGTGTCTGTGCAGCGGCATTTCCTCGAAATGGGGACCGACGTGCAGAAAGACAGCATCCGGGTTGCCGGCTGCGGCGATATGTCAGGCGATGTGTTTGGCAATGGCATGTTGCTGTCCAAAGCGATCAAACTGGTTGCCGCGTTCGATCACCGGCACATTTTTATTGATCCCGATCCCGATCCCGCAGCCAGCTGGAAAGAGCGTAAGCGGCTGTATGATCTGCCGCGATCAAGCTGGGAAGATTACAGCGCCGATCTGATATCCAAAGGCGGCGGCGTGTATTCGCGCGACCTGAAACGTATCAAACTGTCCAAAAAAGCGCGCGAGATGCTGTCGATTGAAGACAAGGAAATCGAACCCGATGCTCTTGTCAGCGCAATCTTGAAAGCAGAGCTGGACCTGATCTGGTTCGGCGGGATCGGCACCTATATCAAAGCCGAGCAAGAGAGCCATCCGGCGGTCGGTGATCCGGCCAATGACACTCTGCGAGTGGACGCGGCCGAGGTACGGGCCAAAGTGATCGGCGAAGGTGCAAACCTTGGCATCACTCAGGCGGGGCGCATCGCCTTTGCGATGAAGGGCGGACGCATCAACACCGACTTTATCGACAATTCGGCAGGGGTCGATTGTTCGGATAACGAAGTGAATATCAAAATCGCGCTGGCCGCCGCCACGCGCGAAGGCGCTTTGACAGAGAAAAAGCGCAGCAATCTTCTCGCCAAGATGACCGATGAAGTCGCAGAGATCGTGCTGGAGGATAACCGTCTGCAAGCGCTCGCGCTGTCGATCGCAGAGGCAGCCGGGCCAGAGGCGACCGCGTCCTATATCCGCCTGATCGAGCAGTTGGAGGACAGCGGCGATCTGGACCGCCGGACCGAAGGGCTGGCCGATGCAGAGGCCTTTGCCCGCCGCGCCGCCGATGGCAAAGGGCTGACGCGGCCTGAACTTGCGGTGCTGTTGTCTTCGGCCAAACTGGTGTTGCAAGACGCCATCGAAGCCAGCGGATTGCCCGATGATCCGATGCTCGAAGGTTCACTGATCGCGCTTTTCCCGCAGCCCATGCGGAAAAGCTTTGCAGCCGAGATCAAAGATCACCGTCTGCGCCGCGAGCTTATCGCGACCGATCTTTCCAACCGGATCGTCAACCGGCTGGGTCTGGTTCACGCGTTTGAACTGGCAGAGGAAGAAGGCGTCGGCCTGTCCGATGTCGCCGCCGCGTTCGTGGTGGTTGAACGGTTGTTCGATCTGCAAACACTGTGGCAGGAACTTGATACAACCCAGATGAGCGAGCAAGCACGGCTAAGCCTGTTTGATCGCACTGCGGCCGCTGTCGGAAATCTGATGTCGGACGTGCTGCGCACAGCCGCCGGACAGGTCCAGGCAGGCGAACTGGTTGAGGCGCTAAAAGCCAATGTCGCGATGCTGAATGACGCGCATGAAGAGCTTGTCTCTGATGAAGTGCGCGTGCGGTCGGCTGCTTTGCGGGCTTCATTCACCGATAAAGGTGCGCCCGTTGCACTGGCCGAAAAAGTCGCACAATTGTTCGATTTTGACGGGACGGTTGGCCTGTCTCAGCTGGCGTTGACGACCGAGATTGATCCGAAATCGCTTACCAACGCGTTCACCGATATCGGCGCGCGTATCGGGCTCGACTGGGCGCAAGGCACCGCGGCGTATATGTCGCCTTCCGATATCTGGGAGCGTTTGCTTGTCGATGGATTGGCCCGCGATTTTCAGCATATGCGGCTGGAATTCCTGCGCCGTTTGATGCGCCGCAAGGGCGGGAAAGACGATCCGCAAGGCGCGATTGCCGATTGGGCACAGCGCAATGCCGCCGCCGTTGATCAATTCCGCGCCATGATCGCGCGGGCTCAGGCACGCCCGCCGGTCGCTCCTGCTGTGCTCGCCCAGATCGCCAGTCAGGCGCGCAATCTGCTGGAACGGTGA
- a CDS encoding LLM class flavin-dependent oxidoreductase encodes MTRYSVLDLVPVREGGTLTEAFEASAALAQTAERLGCTRFWVAEHHAMEGIAGGATSVVLAHIGNATSTIRIGSGGIMLPNHTPFQIAEQFGTLDALFPGRIDLGLGRAPGAGPELQRALRKNLHQASEYFPQDVVELRALITGDVDLPIKATPGLGSKIDLWMLGSSLFGAQLAAKLGMPYAFAAHFAPDHLDAALETYRHQFQPSQALAKPYVAVAMNVFAAKTAEEAETMASSQQQAFVALRTGTPGKLKPPVEGYAQSLPAPHRAMLDHLGQAAAVGAPDQVRDQIDAFAARTRADEIILCGSTFDPQDRIRSLEQTMHALTRSEPSDAIKGAGTASIPA; translated from the coding sequence ATGACCCGATATTCCGTCCTCGATCTTGTTCCTGTGCGCGAAGGCGGCACCCTCACCGAAGCTTTCGAAGCGAGCGCCGCTCTGGCGCAAACCGCTGAACGGCTCGGTTGCACGCGCTTCTGGGTGGCAGAACATCACGCGATGGAAGGGATCGCAGGCGGCGCAACCTCGGTCGTGCTCGCGCATATCGGCAACGCCACCAGCACCATCCGCATCGGATCGGGCGGGATCATGCTGCCCAACCACACACCGTTCCAGATTGCCGAACAATTCGGCACCCTCGACGCGCTGTTTCCGGGCCGGATTGATCTGGGGCTGGGCCGCGCACCGGGCGCCGGACCCGAATTGCAGCGCGCCTTGCGCAAAAACCTGCATCAGGCATCGGAATATTTCCCGCAAGACGTGGTCGAGCTGCGCGCTCTGATAACCGGCGACGTCGATTTGCCGATCAAAGCCACGCCCGGTCTGGGATCGAAAATCGATCTCTGGATGCTGGGGTCCAGCCTGTTCGGGGCGCAGCTCGCCGCGAAGCTTGGTATGCCCTATGCGTTCGCAGCCCATTTCGCACCCGATCATCTGGACGCGGCGCTCGAAACGTATCGCCATCAATTCCAGCCCTCGCAGGCGCTGGCAAAGCCGTATGTCGCCGTCGCCATGAACGTATTCGCCGCCAAAACCGCCGAAGAGGCCGAGACGATGGCCTCCAGCCAGCAGCAAGCCTTTGTGGCGCTGCGCACCGGCACGCCGGGCAAACTGAAACCGCCGGTCGAAGGGTATGCACAATCATTGCCCGCGCCGCATCGCGCGATGCTGGATCATCTGGGTCAGGCCGCAGCTGTCGGCGCGCCTGATCAAGTCCGCGATCAGATCGATGCCTTTGCCGCGCGCACCCGCGCCGACGAAATTATCCTGTGCGGTTCAACCTTCGATCCGCAAGACCGCATCCGTTCGCTGGAACAAACGATGCATGCCCTGACACGGTCTGAACCTTCCGATGCGATCAAAGGAGCCGGCACCGCGTCGATCCCTGCGTAA
- a CDS encoding CaiB/BaiF CoA transferase family protein encodes MITANDGKPMLEGVKVIDLTSVVFGPYATQILSDYGAEVIKIEGPSGDAYRHGAKPNKTPGMGPGFIALNRGKKSLVLDLKAASDAQILQDLLQDADVFIHNVRGKAITRLGFDYEAVKAINPDIIYVHCVGFGSGGPYAGLQAYDDVIQAATGTATLLPRVDGDERPRYLPSLIADKVAGLHAAYATLAAITHRLRTGKGQHIEVPMFEAFASFMLKEHLDGKTFDPPNGDAGYSRQVDPDRQPMPTKDGWISIVPYTLPQFPQVVALLGDPELAGEERFTDIRGIIAAAPELYQRMAALTPRKTTNEWLAILRQHSIPCMAVTDLDDVIDDPHLRETGFIEASQHPSEGALFQMRDPNTFSDWQPAPLGHAPRLGEHDADFGKG; translated from the coding sequence GTGATCACTGCCAATGACGGTAAGCCAATGCTCGAAGGGGTGAAGGTTATTGACCTGACAAGCGTCGTCTTTGGCCCCTATGCAACGCAAATCCTGTCCGATTACGGCGCAGAAGTGATCAAAATCGAAGGCCCGTCAGGCGATGCCTATCGCCACGGTGCAAAGCCGAACAAAACCCCCGGCATGGGTCCGGGCTTTATCGCGCTCAATCGCGGCAAGAAATCGCTGGTTCTGGATCTGAAAGCGGCCTCTGACGCCCAGATTTTGCAGGATCTTCTGCAGGACGCAGACGTGTTTATCCATAATGTACGCGGCAAAGCAATCACGCGGCTGGGCTTTGATTATGAGGCGGTCAAAGCGATAAATCCGGACATCATCTACGTTCACTGCGTCGGGTTCGGATCAGGCGGGCCCTATGCCGGGCTTCAGGCCTATGATGATGTCATTCAGGCCGCGACCGGCACGGCCACTTTGCTGCCGCGGGTCGATGGCGATGAACGCCCGCGCTATCTCCCGTCTCTGATCGCAGACAAGGTCGCAGGCCTGCACGCCGCCTATGCCACGCTCGCGGCAATCACCCACCGTTTGCGGACCGGAAAAGGCCAGCATATCGAAGTTCCGATGTTCGAAGCCTTTGCCAGTTTTATGCTGAAAGAGCATCTTGACGGGAAAACCTTTGACCCGCCCAATGGCGATGCCGGATATTCGCGTCAGGTCGATCCCGACCGTCAGCCGATGCCGACAAAAGACGGCTGGATCAGCATCGTGCCCTACACTTTGCCGCAATTTCCGCAGGTCGTGGCGTTGCTGGGCGATCCCGAATTGGCGGGGGAAGAACGGTTTACGGATATTCGCGGGATTATCGCTGCTGCGCCCGAACTGTATCAACGCATGGCGGCGCTAACGCCTCGGAAAACCACAAACGAATGGCTGGCAATTCTGCGCCAGCATTCCATCCCCTGCATGGCTGTGACCGATCTTGATGATGTGATCGATGATCCGCATTTGCGCGAAACGGGATTTATCGAAGCCTCACAGCATCCCAGCGAAGGCGCGCTGTTCCAGATGCGCGATCCCAATACATTCAGCGACTGGCAGCCTGCACCGCTTGGCCATGCGCCCCGATTGGGTGAACACGACGCAGATTTTGGCAAAGGCTAA
- a CDS encoding NAD(P)/FAD-dependent oxidoreductase, whose translation MTQAGTAPDYADVVIVGTGHGGAQAAIALRQQGHEGSIMMIGRDSMPPYERPPLSKEYLAGDKVFERIMIRPEKFWADKNVALRLGSGVSEIDPAAHTVTLSDGSTIGYRKLIWSGGGDPRRLGCSGANLKGVFYVRDKRDADAMMAALQSGSKRAVVIGGGYIGLEAAAVLRKLDCEVTLVEMLPRVLARVAGEDLSRFYEAEHRRQGVDLRLKTGIAEITGTDGKVSSVLLDTGETVPCDMVVVGIGIVPAVAPLIAAGAAGSNGVDVDFCCRTTLDDVYAIGDCAAHANPYADSAVIRLESVQNAHDMANTVAKAIMGDKQEYNALPWFWSNQYDLKLQTAGLSLGYDETVLRGDPETRKFTVAYLKEGKPIAFDCVGAMKDYVQGRKLLEAGTDSIDRAVLSDPDVPIKELM comes from the coding sequence ATGACGCAAGCGGGAACAGCACCAGACTACGCAGATGTGGTAATCGTGGGCACCGGCCATGGCGGCGCGCAAGCCGCCATCGCCCTGCGCCAGCAAGGCCACGAGGGATCGATCATGATGATCGGGCGCGACAGTATGCCGCCGTATGAACGCCCGCCTTTGTCCAAGGAATACCTTGCTGGCGACAAGGTTTTTGAGCGGATCATGATCCGGCCCGAAAAATTCTGGGCGGACAAAAACGTCGCTCTGCGTCTGGGCAGCGGTGTGAGCGAAATTGATCCTGCGGCGCATACAGTCACCCTGTCGGACGGCAGCACCATTGGGTATCGCAAGCTGATCTGGTCGGGCGGCGGCGATCCGCGCCGTCTGGGATGCTCCGGCGCAAATTTGAAAGGCGTGTTTTACGTCCGTGACAAACGCGATGCCGATGCGATGATGGCGGCGCTGCAGTCCGGGTCTAAACGCGCTGTGGTGATCGGCGGCGGGTATATCGGGTTGGAAGCCGCAGCGGTTTTGCGCAAGCTCGACTGCGAGGTAACTTTGGTGGAGATGCTTCCGCGTGTTCTGGCGCGCGTAGCGGGCGAGGATCTGTCCCGTTTTTACGAGGCAGAACACCGTCGCCAAGGGGTTGATCTACGGCTCAAGACCGGAATTGCCGAAATCACCGGAACCGATGGAAAAGTGAGCAGCGTATTGCTCGACACCGGTGAAACCGTCCCGTGCGATATGGTGGTAGTCGGGATCGGTATCGTACCCGCAGTTGCGCCTTTGATCGCAGCAGGCGCGGCCGGGTCAAACGGCGTCGATGTCGATTTCTGCTGCCGCACCACGCTCGATGATGTCTATGCCATCGGGGACTGCGCAGCCCACGCCAATCCCTATGCCGATAGCGCGGTAATCCGCCTGGAATCGGTGCAGAACGCGCACGATATGGCGAACACCGTGGCCAAAGCGATCATGGGTGACAAACAGGAATACAATGCCCTGCCGTGGTTCTGGTCAAACCAGTATGACCTCAAATTGCAGACTGCCGGCCTTAGCCTCGGCTATGACGAGACTGTGCTGCGCGGCGATCCCGAGACGCGCAAATTCACCGTCGCTTATCTGAAAGAGGGCAAGCCGATTGCGTTCGACTGTGTCGGCGCGATGAAAGATTATGTGCAGGGCCGCAAACTGTTGGAGGCAGGCACCGATTCAATCGACCGCGCTGTGCTGTCCGATCCCGACGTCCCGATCAAGGAATTGATGTAA
- a CDS encoding tetratricopeptide repeat protein yields the protein MSLFLPLLLQVGPHPGYGGMPGTPDELVNRPPRETAITAPVNSTSAWLSQCLDQLAEDPARAHSQAQIRRTETNGADRVIANHCLGLASTELGLWDDARTAFLAARDETPAAEATTRARFGTMAGNAALAGGDAQSAALMLTTAIQDARSGASATLEALAGIDLARALVALDRGEDALTALETATQLEPDMADGWLFKAALLRRLDRLADAQSAIERAVELAPLNGEIGLEAGVIAILSNREEAARKSWQSVVEAQPDSPAAQTARGYLEQIGPASDTAPNP from the coding sequence TTGTCTCTGTTTCTCCCGCTCCTGCTTCAGGTTGGCCCGCATCCCGGATATGGCGGGATGCCCGGTACGCCCGATGAGCTTGTGAATCGGCCGCCGCGTGAAACCGCGATCACCGCGCCCGTCAACTCGACCAGTGCATGGCTTTCGCAATGCCTTGATCAGCTGGCAGAGGACCCTGCGCGGGCTCATTCCCAGGCGCAGATCAGACGCACCGAAACCAACGGCGCGGACCGCGTGATTGCGAACCATTGTCTTGGGCTGGCTTCGACCGAGCTTGGCCTGTGGGACGATGCGCGGACCGCGTTTCTCGCCGCGCGCGATGAAACTCCGGCGGCCGAGGCAACCACCCGCGCCCGCTTTGGCACGATGGCCGGCAATGCCGCTTTGGCAGGCGGAGACGCGCAATCGGCGGCGCTGATGTTGACAACGGCCATTCAGGATGCGCGCAGCGGCGCCTCTGCGACGCTCGAAGCGCTGGCAGGGATTGATCTGGCACGCGCACTCGTGGCGCTGGATCGCGGCGAAGACGCGCTGACTGCGCTCGAAACCGCGACGCAGCTGGAGCCGGACATGGCCGACGGCTGGCTTTTCAAAGCCGCGCTTCTCAGACGGCTGGACCGGCTGGCGGATGCCCAATCCGCGATCGAGCGCGCCGTCGAACTGGCCCCGCTCAATGGCGAGATCGGTTTGGAAGCAGGCGTAATCGCGATCCTTTCCAACCGCGAAGAGGCCGCGCGCAAAAGCTGGCAATCGGTGGTCGAGGCTCAGCCGGATAGCCCCGCAGCACAAACCGCCCGCGGCTATCTTGAACAGATCGGCCCGGCCAGCGATACTGCGCCAAATCCATGA
- a CDS encoding alpha/beta fold hydrolase produces the protein MSNLQFHEMPDHRKIAYRHVQGQGPTLVFLPGYMSDMAGGKATALFADAQAQGRACLLLDYSGCGQSDGDFADGTLSRWREEVLALIAAYIDGPILLVGSSMGGWLMLLVAEALGDRLAGMIGIAAAPDFIRWGYSDDQRTVLASGQIVYEDNPYGPEPTPTHPGFFADAEALLRLDTEIEVHCPVRLLHGQRDTDVPWETSLKLAEALRSDAVQVTLVKDGDHRLSRDCDIATLKAQLASFY, from the coding sequence ATGTCAAATTTGCAGTTCCATGAAATGCCTGATCATCGCAAAATTGCGTACCGCCATGTGCAGGGTCAGGGGCCAACCCTGGTGTTTTTGCCGGGTTATATGTCTGACATGGCGGGCGGCAAGGCGACCGCTTTGTTCGCCGATGCCCAGGCACAGGGGCGCGCGTGCCTGTTGCTTGATTATTCGGGCTGCGGGCAGAGCGACGGCGACTTTGCCGATGGCACTTTATCGCGGTGGCGCGAGGAAGTGCTCGCTTTGATCGCGGCCTATATCGATGGCCCGATCCTGCTGGTTGGATCCTCCATGGGCGGCTGGCTGATGCTATTGGTGGCAGAGGCGCTGGGAGACCGATTGGCAGGGATGATCGGCATTGCCGCTGCGCCCGATTTTATCCGCTGGGGATATTCCGATGATCAGCGCACCGTGCTTGCAAGCGGCCAAATCGTCTATGAAGACAATCCTTACGGTCCCGAGCCGACCCCGACGCATCCGGGTTTCTTTGCCGATGCAGAGGCGCTGTTGCGGCTCGACACCGAAATCGAGGTCCACTGCCCAGTGCGATTGCTGCATGGTCAACGCGATACCGATGTGCCGTGGGAGACCAGCCTGAAACTGGCCGAGGCGTTGCGTTCGGATGCGGTACAGGTCACGCTGGTAAAAGACGGCGATCACCGCCTTTCGCGCGATTGCGATATCGCGACGCTTAAGGCTCAACTGGCCAGCTTTTACTGA
- the queG gene encoding tRNA epoxyqueuosine(34) reductase QueG: protein MVNSAVTGTLVERLEKEARSLGFAAFGIASAGEDPVRAKRLEAWLGEGNHGSMEWMETRLEHRRSPQGLWPEARSVIALGMSYAPPNDPMALADEKSHARISVYAQGKDYHDVVKKKLKALARWLVADRPDAEVKVFVDTAPVMEKPLGEAAGIGWQGKHTNLVSPDHGSWLFLGAIYTTLDLPLSSPQRDQCGSCRACLDSCPTDAFPQPYKIDARRCISYLTIEHKGPVAEEFRAAMGNRIYGCDDCLAVCPWNKFADQAHAMREFLPRAELVAPRLSELLSLDDAGFRSFFSGSPIKRIGRNRFVRNCLYAAGNSGDAGLLEQVERLRSDPDPVVADAADWAAARLG from the coding sequence GTGGTTAATAGCGCAGTAACCGGTACCCTGGTCGAACGGCTTGAGAAAGAAGCGCGGTCGCTGGGATTTGCTGCGTTCGGGATCGCCAGCGCAGGCGAAGATCCGGTGCGGGCCAAGCGGTTGGAGGCGTGGCTTGGAGAAGGCAATCACGGGTCTATGGAATGGATGGAGACGCGGCTGGAGCACCGCCGGTCCCCGCAAGGATTATGGCCAGAGGCGCGCAGCGTCATTGCGCTTGGCATGAGCTATGCGCCGCCCAATGATCCGATGGCGCTGGCGGATGAGAAAAGCCATGCGCGCATTTCGGTTTACGCCCAGGGCAAGGATTATCACGATGTCGTGAAAAAGAAGCTGAAAGCGCTGGCCCGGTGGCTGGTCGCGGACAGGCCCGATGCCGAGGTAAAAGTCTTTGTCGATACTGCCCCGGTGATGGAAAAACCGCTGGGCGAAGCGGCCGGGATCGGGTGGCAGGGCAAGCACACCAATCTGGTCAGCCCGGACCATGGCAGCTGGCTGTTCCTAGGCGCGATCTACACCACATTGGATTTGCCATTAAGCTCGCCTCAGCGCGATCAATGCGGGTCATGCCGGGCCTGTCTCGATTCCTGCCCCACCGATGCATTCCCGCAGCCCTATAAAATCGATGCGCGCCGCTGTATCTCGTATCTCACGATTGAGCATAAGGGGCCGGTCGCAGAGGAATTCCGCGCCGCCATGGGCAACCGGATTTACGGCTGCGATGATTGCTTGGCGGTGTGTCCGTGGAACAAATTTGCAGATCAGGCGCATGCAATGCGCGAATTTTTGCCGCGTGCAGAACTGGTCGCGCCGCGCCTGTCCGAATTGCTTAGCCTGGATGATGCCGGTTTTCGCTCGTTCTTCTCCGGCTCCCCGATCAAACGGATCGGGCGAAACCGGTTTGTGCGCAATTGTCTATATGCAGCGGGCAATAGCGGGGATGCCGGTCTGCTGGAACAGGTTGAGCGCCTGCGAAGCGATCCCGATCCGGTGGTAGCGGATGCCGCCGACTGGGCCGCAGCGCGGCTTGGTTAG